A genome region from Oncorhynchus gorbuscha isolate QuinsamMale2020 ecotype Even-year unplaced genomic scaffold, OgorEven_v1.0 Un_scaffold_2101, whole genome shotgun sequence includes the following:
- the LOC124024974 gene encoding protein ADP-ribosylarginine hydrolase-like protein 1, with product MEKFQAGMVLAGVGDALGYRKGRWESCPSGTQIQEELASLGGLGALKLDPDNWPLSDGALMHMTTAEALITGSGFGAATKAMCVGMKYWQPERLDNLVEVSIEMGRMTHNHPTGTMTHNHPTGTMTHNHPT from the exons ATGGAGAAGTTTCAGGCTGGTATGGTCCTAGCGGGGGTGGGGGACGCGCTGGGCTACCGTAAGGGCCGCTGGGAGAGCTGCCCCTCTGGGACACAGATCCAGGAAGAGCTGGCCTCTCTGGGGGGCCTTGGGGCTCTGAAACTGGACCCTGACAACTGGCCCCTCAGCGACGGAGCCCTGATGCACATGACCACCGCTGAGGCCCTCATCACAG GTTCTGGGTTTGGAGCAGCCACCAAGGCCATGTGTGTGGGGATGAAGTACTGGCAGCCTGAGAGGCTGGACAACCTAGTGGAGGTCAGCATTGAGATGGGGCGCATGACCCACAACCACCCTACAGGTACCATGACCCACAACCACCCTACAGGTACCATGACCCACAACCACCCTACAG